The sequence TGATTGCTTGAGCTTGCAGGGATCTGTGTTAGCGTGGACATGATGAAGCATGTCGTATTTGCATTAGCTGGGCTTTCTCTTTTCACTAGCTGCTCTAGAGTTGATGAAGAGAAGGCGGTGAAGAAATCTGCTGAGCCGGGAGCTCAGAAGCAACCGGGTGAGACTAAAAAAATGGCTGAAAAGAAGGCAGAGAGTGAGACGGACGAATCACTGAAAAGTGCGAAATCTGAGCCGAAGGGGGATGACCGCTACCTAGGGATGGAGCTGAAAGCTGCCATGGAGTTAGCCAAATCCGAAGGAAGGTCTGCACGTGTCATCCAAGAGGACGGTGAGCACCGCATAGTCACGCGTGATTATCGACCTGAGCGGCTGAATTTTGTCGTGGTCAAAGGAAAGGTGACTGAAGTCACCAGAGGTTAGCCGCTTATTCTGCGACTATGGTGCCTAGCTCATCAGGCGTTGGCAGTTTGCTGACCAAGTCTGGTGTCTCGTCCTGATCTGCAGAGAGGGCGAGATTAGCATCATCTTGGGCTGAATAGCTTGCCATGTCTACTTGGTGGAAGTAGGCGAGGCCGAGCCAGCCGCTGAGGAGAAAAAGTGATGTGGCGATGAAGACTTTGACTTTCATGATGAATGTAGCAGGGGGGCTGGCTAAGTTCCGGGCCATGTTAGGCTGTTTTTCCAGCAGTTGTAAAGAAATTTAGGTTTCTTTAGTTTCTGATCTGCGCGGGAGATGCGATGGAACCGGGTAATTGTCAACGATATATGCCGAATTCTTTGTCTTATCTTCGTCTGCTTTTTGAAATGACAAATGGCTGGCTGGTGTTGCCGAATCGATCCACGGAGGAGACGGCAATCGCATCTGGGCTGCCTTTCAAGTTGATACCAGATGCGTAAGTCACACTAATAGAGTGCCAGTCCTTGCCGTAGCGAGCCTGAACGGCGTACTTGGAGGCATCTCGGACAGGCTGCCAGCGGACCAGAGTAATGTTGCCCTGCAAGGTGGCTGAGATGGAGGGAAGGCCTGGGGTGCTTTTGCTGAGCCAGGGCATCGGTGGTACGAGTGCAGGGGCAAGGTAGGCAGATTTTTTCAAGTCGTTGCTGATGCCTCCTCGATTTTGCATGAGTGACTTCATGCTCCAATGGACGTGGCCTACCCAGTTTTTGCCGATGGTGCGGGAGTAATTGACTTGATTGACGATTTCGGAGGCTTTTCGACCGGGATCCTCTGAGGAATTGATACGGGCTGTCGCAATGCCGGGCCAGACGGGGCGTGAGCCTTGGGAACGCCACCAGGCGAGTAGTGCGGTGTATGACTGTTTTCTGGGAGAGATTCTCCAGTAAAGCTGGGGTGAGAGGTAATCACACCAGCCCTTTTGTAGCCACTTGCGTGAATCTCCGGCAAGATGTTCGTAGGCGTCGATACCGGCTTCAATGCCAGCAGGATGACCCGGGCGCCAGATGCCAAAAGGCGAAATGCCTACCCGCACCCATGGTTTGGTCTGCTTGACAGAGCTGTACATGGACTGGACGAAGGAATCCACGTAGGCGCGGCGCTGGGCAGGAGTCTTCCCGTCTGGGAACTCGGGGTTGGGACGGCCGTTGACGACCGTGGGATAGGGGTAGAAATAGTCGTCGATGTGAACGCCATCGATGTCATAGCGTTTGACGACATCGAGAATGACGGAGAGGGCGCGGTTACGGGTAAAGGAGGAGGCAGGGTCGAGCCAGCGGTATTGCTTGTAGGGGCGAATATCACCTTTGTTGGTGCGCATGACGTGGTTGCGGGCAGTCGGGATATCCTTGTTCGGCAAAGCACGGAAGGGATTGAACCAGGCGTGCACTTCAATACCCCGGGCATGGGCCTGCTGTATACAGAAGGCGAGTGGATCGTAGCCGGGTGAGCGGCCCATCGTGCCGGAGAGCCAGTGAGACCAAGGCTCGATCGAGGATTTGTAGAGGGCGTCAGCATTCGGCCTGACCTGGAAAATGATCGCATTCAGGTTCAGGGCTTGGGCTTCATTGAGAATGCGGAGGAGTTCAGCTTGCTGGGCCGAGGCCGAGAGACCGGGGCGTGATGGCCAGTCAATATTGTAGACACAGGCTACCCAGGCCGCGCGGAATTCCCGGGGAAACAGGGGAGGTTGTTCGTTGCTGCGGGTATACCCTTGTGCCAGGGCTGAGACGGCGGTCAGTGCAAGAATTAGTAAGGCGCGAATCACGGGCTGTATACTAGCCCAGCTTCAGCTGAATGAAATGGAAAAGTCCGTAAACGGGGGGAATTTCAGTAATCAGCAAGAGCGCCTTACCGGTAGGCCACGATTCCGTCAACGATGGCGCTCGCACAGAGGGACTGGTACCAAGAGGAGGAGCAGCGTTTCCGCTCGTAAGGATTACTGATGTATCCGCACTCCACCAAAATTGCGGGGCAATGCGTCTGGTTAAGCACGGCGTACTTGGCACCCAGGCGTGTTTTCCTGTCCTTGATATTGAGTTTTTTCACCATGCGGCTGTGGATCTGCTGAGCGAGAGCCTTTCCTTTGGCGCTGGCGTAATAGGTTTCCAGCCCTCTTACGGAAGTGTGGGTGCTGGCATTAAAGTGAATACTCACGAAGATGGCGCCGCGATAATTATTGGCGATATTGGCCCGCTTGCTGAGTGAGATGAATTGGTCGCTTCTGCGGGTCATCGTTACGGGGATTCCGCGGGCTTTCAGTAGAGTCTCTACCTTGCGAGCGACTTTCAGGTTGAGATCGGACTCACGAACTCCACCCCAGATAGCGCCTTTGTCCTTGCCTCCATGACCTGGATCCAGAATGACTCGGCTGAATTTCGCAGCGCTGGCAAGGCTGACCATACTGAGCACTGCCAATAGGATGAGGGTGAACTGTGGTAGCCTTGGGATTTTCATGAGATAGACGCTTCAGATGAAATTTTAAAAACTTTAATGACCTGGGTCAATATTTTTTAAACTTATTTAAATAGTTAATGCGTCTAAATAAAAAATGCCCGCATGAAGGATGCGGCATTCAGAAAAAGCGATGGATGCGGGACTTAGCCGTCTACGGACTCAGCGAGGGTCTTTTGTACTTTCTTGGAGAGAAAGGGGCGCACCAGGCCATAGATCAGATAGCAGCTGAAAATGAGGGTCGGCGCATACCAGCGTGTGGCTTCGATGACGAGAAGCATGATGACCATACCTCCCAGAAGGATACCCCAGAGCGAGCCTTTGGTGCTCCAGTCGACTTTCTTGAAGCTGGGGTAGCGTACGTTGCTGAGCATCAGGGCGGATAGTCCGAGCATCACGGCTGCGAGTACGTAACTCCAGATGCCGAGGTTCTTATCGGATTCGTAAAGGTGGATGATGAGGAAGGTGATGGAGGCAATGAAGCCCGCTGCCATCGGAATGGGGATACCGCGGAAGTCCATGGAGTCGCCTTCCTTCTTGGGCATATTGGCGAGGCAGTTGAAGCGCGCCAGGCGCATGGCACCGCAGAGCAAGTAGATGAAGGCGAT is a genomic window of Rubritalea squalenifaciens DSM 18772 containing:
- a CDS encoding glycoside hydrolase family 10 protein, which encodes MIRALLILALTAVSALAQGYTRSNEQPPLFPREFRAAWVACVYNIDWPSRPGLSASAQQAELLRILNEAQALNLNAIIFQVRPNADALYKSSIEPWSHWLSGTMGRSPGYDPLAFCIQQAHARGIEVHAWFNPFRALPNKDIPTARNHVMRTNKGDIRPYKQYRWLDPASSFTRNRALSVILDVVKRYDIDGVHIDDYFYPYPTVVNGRPNPEFPDGKTPAQRRAYVDSFVQSMYSSVKQTKPWVRVGISPFGIWRPGHPAGIEAGIDAYEHLAGDSRKWLQKGWCDYLSPQLYWRISPRKQSYTALLAWWRSQGSRPVWPGIATARINSSEDPGRKASEIVNQVNYSRTIGKNWVGHVHWSMKSLMQNRGGISNDLKKSAYLAPALVPPMPWLSKSTPGLPSISATLQGNITLVRWQPVRDASKYAVQARYGKDWHSISVTYASGINLKGSPDAIAVSSVDRFGNTSQPFVISKSRRR
- a CDS encoding N-acetylmuramoyl-L-alanine amidase family protein, whose translation is MKIPRLPQFTLILLAVLSMVSLASAAKFSRVILDPGHGGKDKGAIWGGVRESDLNLKVARKVETLLKARGIPVTMTRRSDQFISLSKRANIANNYRGAIFVSIHFNASTHTSVRGLETYYASAKGKALAQQIHSRMVKKLNIKDRKTRLGAKYAVLNQTHCPAILVECGYISNPYERKRCSSSWYQSLCASAIVDGIVAYR
- the pssA gene encoding CDP-diacylglycerol--serine O-phosphatidyltransferase, with product MQEEREEPKIYLLPNLMTAGNLCCGFFAVLTIFNGMQMDSFGTAYPMYQRAIMLIFASCIFDLLDGRLARLGGQESPFGQEFDSIADVVSFGMAPALLVSKAVLFPLSEKLGSDNKIIWAIAFIYLLCGAMRLARFNCLANMPKKEGDSMDFRGIPIPMAAGFIASITFLIIHLYESDKNLGIWSYVLAAVMLGLSALMLSNVRYPSFKKVDWSTKGSLWGILLGGMVIMLLVIEATRWYAPTLIFSCYLIYGLVRPFLSKKVQKTLAESVDG